From the genome of Gammaproteobacteria bacterium, one region includes:
- a CDS encoding GFA family protein, translating into MNKPTRGSCLCQAVTYQFQGPEYIFQYCHCSRCRKFTGSAHASNIIVDPKQFEWLSGEELVGRFEHPEARHFATCFCKQCGSSLPWLSQSGTAMIIPAGTLDEDPGIKPTQNIFWKDRASWRAAVEDLPQYDELQPRKVKD; encoded by the coding sequence ATGAATAAACCCACCAGGGGTAGCTGCCTGTGCCAGGCCGTCACCTACCAGTTTCAAGGTCCTGAATACATCTTTCAGTACTGCCACTGTTCGCGCTGTCGCAAATTCACCGGCAGTGCCCACGCCAGTAACATCATCGTCGACCCGAAACAGTTCGAATGGTTGAGTGGAGAAGAGTTGGTCGGTCGCTTCGAACACCCGGAGGCCCGGCATTTTGCAACCTGTTTCTGTAAGCAATGCGGTTCCTCCTTACCCTGGCTTTCGCAAAGCGGTACCGCGATGATCATCCCGGCAGGCACCCTGGATGAAGATCCCGGAATCAAACCCACGCAGAACATATTCTGGAAAGATCGAGCATCCTGGCGCGCAGCGGTGGAGGATCTGCCGCAATATGATGAACTGCAGCCGCGCAAGGTAAAAGACTGA
- a CDS encoding zeta toxin family protein: MKNQESHSAWNPGIESEIPPAYRELETIYNSANVFTTLAEVNELVAETGLSPEELISFRPHRLVLHELIVRITADIVVLEGEYEEDLGINFRTIARKIFSKYVIPNLMQIEHGFETMWTRIEDITQLELERALAPQTPTVSAKSSFWSRLRGASPKRPAAAPQSRQEREFELINSYKQRGLNADDKFSRAVYRSLYRVLGSIATTRGFVGNDPDYLKNICVRHACNYLGSREIGNKVGKLVDEAIAAEGYERIADAEKPILISLKGASAAGKSSLRPMLSQMMTDLGIEDHGYGTISPDIWRRMLLDYDALGESYKYAGRFTSHEINIIDTKLDHYIRAKADQKHSIPHLMVDRFRFDSFASEKITRVLHKTYVRYIDTMYMYFIVTPPEATVERGWERGLVRGRYKAVEDFLGHCIEAYAGMPKLLFKWLANDKPRYFFEFLDNSVAKGTYPELIARGTQGQMQIYRVRPLIDIERYQRINVLATNPEQVAASAELLEVENNLGFLRQCISKIKLIEFVDIKTDTSFLAIRSGSFDVVDDDLFRRNLADETLREIVALLAPDLLPE; the protein is encoded by the coding sequence ATGAAGAATCAGGAAAGCCATTCAGCATGGAATCCGGGGATTGAATCGGAAATACCGCCCGCCTATCGTGAGCTCGAAACGATTTACAATTCCGCGAACGTTTTCACCACCCTGGCCGAAGTTAATGAACTCGTGGCGGAAACCGGGCTAAGCCCGGAAGAACTGATCAGCTTCCGCCCACATCGGCTGGTTTTGCATGAGCTGATCGTGCGTATTACTGCAGACATCGTGGTACTCGAAGGCGAGTACGAAGAAGATCTCGGTATCAATTTTCGCACCATCGCGCGCAAGATTTTCAGCAAGTATGTCATCCCCAACCTGATGCAGATTGAGCATGGATTTGAAACCATGTGGACCCGGATCGAGGATATTACCCAGCTGGAACTGGAGCGGGCACTGGCACCACAGACACCCACGGTTAGTGCGAAATCTTCCTTCTGGTCGCGGTTGCGGGGTGCCAGTCCGAAGCGGCCTGCAGCTGCTCCGCAAAGCAGGCAGGAACGTGAATTCGAGTTAATTAATAGTTACAAGCAACGCGGTCTCAATGCCGACGACAAATTTTCGCGGGCTGTTTATCGAAGCCTGTACCGGGTTCTGGGGTCGATAGCGACGACCCGCGGATTTGTTGGTAACGATCCGGATTACCTGAAAAATATCTGTGTCCGGCATGCCTGTAATTACCTCGGCAGCCGTGAGATCGGCAACAAGGTCGGCAAACTGGTAGACGAGGCCATCGCCGCCGAAGGCTACGAGCGCATCGCGGATGCCGAGAAACCGATACTGATCAGCCTCAAGGGGGCTTCCGCCGCCGGCAAGAGTTCGTTACGCCCGATGTTGAGCCAGATGATGACCGATCTCGGTATCGAGGATCACGGCTATGGCACGATCAGCCCGGATATCTGGCGTCGTATGCTGCTCGATTACGATGCTCTCGGTGAGAGCTACAAGTACGCCGGCCGGTTTACCAGCCATGAAATCAACATTATCGATACCAAGCTCGATCACTACATCCGGGCCAAGGCCGACCAAAAGCATTCGATTCCGCACCTGATGGTGGACCGGTTTCGCTTCGATAGCTTCGCCAGCGAAAAAATTACCCGCGTCCTGCACAAGACCTACGTGCGTTACATTGACACCATGTATATGTATTTTATCGTAACGCCGCCCGAGGCCACCGTCGAACGCGGTTGGGAACGCGGGCTGGTACGCGGACGCTACAAGGCAGTAGAGGATTTTCTCGGCCACTGCATCGAGGCCTACGCTGGCATGCCCAAACTCCTGTTCAAATGGCTGGCCAACGATAAGCCAAGATACTTTTTCGAGTTTCTCGACAACAGTGTCGCCAAGGGCACCTACCCTGAACTCATCGCCCGCGGCACCCAGGGGCAAATGCAGATCTACCGGGTTCGCCCCCTGATCGACATCGAGCGTTACCAACGCATCAACGTGCTCGCAACCAACCCGGAACAGGTTGCAGCATCGGCCGAACTGTTAGAAGTGGAAAACAATCTCGGATTTCTGCGTCAGTGCATCTCGAAAATTAAACTGATCGAGTTTGTCGACATTAAAACTGACACCAGTTTCCTGGCGATTCGCTCGGGCAGTTTCGATGTCGTCGACGACGATCTTTTCAGGCGAAACCTGGCCGATGAAACCCTGCGCGAGATTGTCGCCTTGCTGGCGCCTGATTTGCTGCCCGAATAG
- a CDS encoding PQQ-like beta-propeller repeat protein: protein MNKRAARVLLATCLLIALQSAQSAYPVNPLLIGDSIYVSHQGIYRFDQKQPEPLWSSLVGVETFEPVIYETLLLVGSTQGLYALELATGRIAWHLEQQYTLFTPSVSTWAFAGSLHGDLYAIDPDHGQIIWRSQFPGWIYSPVVNEATTRLWAGGQAHRIYALSATEGRLEKEIETTQESVFSPIDLGNNRIAVNLFDGSTLVIDALNEAIEAVLEGDSQPMDLHHDGNRIYRSHRDGTLSAFDREKLGFSSRKSVVARDLAMHPSQPGYLLLSDRDRSVILLDLEQGDDDCRIQTDGQWILPLQTDSGIILFFRKSMQPPDLTLVQFQAQCK, encoded by the coding sequence ATGAACAAGCGCGCTGCCCGGGTATTACTGGCTACCTGCCTGTTGATAGCGCTGCAATCGGCACAGTCGGCATACCCCGTCAATCCGCTACTGATCGGCGACTCGATTTATGTTTCACACCAGGGTATTTACAGGTTTGATCAAAAACAGCCCGAGCCACTATGGTCAAGCCTGGTTGGTGTAGAGACATTCGAACCCGTTATTTATGAAACCTTGCTGCTGGTCGGAAGCACGCAAGGCTTGTATGCACTTGAACTCGCAACTGGTCGGATTGCCTGGCACCTCGAGCAGCAGTACACGCTGTTCACACCGAGTGTCTCCACCTGGGCCTTTGCCGGGAGTCTGCATGGTGATCTCTACGCGATCGATCCCGATCACGGGCAAATCATCTGGCGCAGCCAGTTTCCGGGGTGGATTTATTCGCCGGTTGTTAACGAAGCGACGACCCGGCTTTGGGCCGGGGGGCAAGCCCACAGGATTTACGCGCTATCGGCAACCGAAGGTCGTCTCGAAAAGGAAATTGAAACAACCCAGGAATCGGTCTTCAGCCCAATCGATCTCGGCAACAACCGAATTGCGGTCAATCTATTTGACGGTAGCACGCTTGTCATCGACGCACTAAATGAAGCAATCGAAGCCGTGCTGGAAGGCGATTCGCAACCCATGGATCTGCATCATGACGGCAATCGTATTTATCGCAGTCATCGAGACGGAACGCTGAGCGCTTTTGACCGTGAAAAACTTGGATTCAGCTCACGCAAATCGGTCGTCGCCCGGGACTTGGCCATGCATCCTTCGCAGCCCGGATACCTGCTGCTCAGCGACCGTGATCGCAGCGTGATTCTGCTGGATCTCGAACAAGGCGATGATGACTGTCGTATCCAAACCGATGGCCAATGGATTTTACCCCTCCAGACCGATTCCGGGATCATTCTATTTTTTCGGAAATCAATGCAACCTCCTGATCTGACGCTTGTCCAATTTCAGGCACAGTGCAAATAA
- a CDS encoding cytochrome P460 family protein — MKTMKVLYLGVLVFLTGGVNAAAPFGGEEDVNYAKNLWQTMLDAGYAGKDGLMSRPYTGQHPHGAILDTISGQIALDGKLHHIIVKRNYGGEGVSIATVANDPVKYLKAVTVMLKRPGYDPETKDWFWAKYKADGSLDTNPAGMMLAGKVAKGKPAGCIACHTAAPGGDMMFLRD, encoded by the coding sequence ATGAAAACAATGAAAGTGTTATACCTGGGAGTTCTTGTATTTTTAACAGGGGGCGTCAACGCGGCAGCGCCTTTTGGGGGTGAAGAGGACGTCAATTACGCCAAGAATTTATGGCAGACCATGCTGGATGCCGGTTATGCCGGAAAAGACGGGCTGATGTCACGACCCTACACCGGCCAACACCCACATGGCGCAATCCTTGATACCATCTCGGGGCAAATCGCCCTCGATGGAAAGCTGCACCACATTATTGTCAAGCGCAACTACGGGGGTGAAGGTGTCAGTATCGCAACGGTCGCGAATGATCCGGTGAAGTATCTGAAAGCCGTTACCGTGATGTTGAAACGCCCCGGCTACGATCCTGAAACCAAGGACTGGTTCTGGGCAAAGTACAAGGCGGACGGTAGCCTCGACACCAATCCAGCAGGCATGATGCTGGCTGGCAAGGTAGCCAAGGGCAAGCCAGCGGGCTGTATTGCCTGTCACACCGCCGCACCTGGCGGCGACATGATGTTTCTGCGTGACTGA